Genomic DNA from Alphaproteobacteria bacterium PA2:
CCTGGCCTTGCCTTGCGCCGCTGTGTCGTTGGCGAACATGAGCCGGGCTGCGGCCTGGGCGGCGAAAAAGACGCCGCGGACATTGACGTCAAAGGTGCGATCCCAGTCCTCGATGCTCAGGTCTATGGCCAGACCTTCGCCGCCCACACCGGCATTGTTGATCAGGATTGAAACCGGCCCGAGACCAGCCTCGATCTCGGCAAAGACCGCCGGAATGGAAGCAGCGTCGGCGACATCCAGTCGAAGAGCCATGGCGCGGCCGCCAGAGGCTGCAATCTCTCCCGCAAGATTCTCGACCATGTCCAGACGTCGGGCCGTAACCGCGACCTGGGCGCCAGCTCCCGCCAGAAGCTTCGCAAAGTGGGCGCCCAATCCCCCGGAAGCGCCGGTGACGATGGCGGTCTGACCTAAAAGGGGCTGATCCATGGATATAGGCTCCAAGTCTGATAATTGCTTCACTGTCGCTGGGCGTCTCGCCCGTATAGTGTAGGCGAGTCCTGATTCACGCTGTTATTTGCGCGGGACCCCCACTGGTGTCGAGTCAAAGGATCACACAGGAATGGCGTCGGGAGTCCATGCGCGAGTTCTGATCGTTGCGCGGGATGACGCCCTGGCTGGACCTCTGTCAGAAGGTCTCGACCGCCTGGGCTGGCGAACGGTCACGGCTCGAGGCCCCTATGCCGCTGTCGCCGCCCTGGGTGATCTTGGGGTTGAGGCGGCAATAGTTGACCTCAACAGCGCCGGAGATGAAGGCCTTGGTCTGGCCCGACGCCTGCGCGCCGCCTGCGCGCCCAGACGCCTGCCGGTCATCGCCATCGGCGATCCTCGACCGGAAAACAACGCCCTGGGATTTGACCTGACCCTTGCAGCGCCGGTTCACCCGGCCCAGGCCGCCCTACGCCTTGAAACCGTGGTGCGGATGGCGATTTCCGAAGAGGAATTCGACCTTCGCCGGGAGACCTTTTCCGACCATGGCCGCCTGCTCGATGAGCCAGACGCCGACCACAGCCTCTTCCGGGTTCTGGCCATCGGGGAGCCGACGCCGCAGTTTCTGGCCCTGTCCAACGCCCTGTCACAGACCGGCGCGGATGTTGTCGGCGCCTTCACGGCCTATACCGCCTTTGACTATCTCCACGAGCGGCCCTTCGACGCGGTCGTCCTGTGGGCCGGGGAGAACAGCCAGGAAGCCCTTTCCATCGCCGCGGGCATGCGACGCAATACCCGGCTTTATCACACCCCTGCCCTGCTCTATATGCGGCACGAGAGCTATGTGACCCTCAGCGAGGCCTATCATCGGGGCGTTTCCGATGTGGCTTCCCCCGACACACCCGAGGTCGAAACCGCCCGTCGGGTCATCGAGCTCGCCCGGAACTTCCGTCGCCAGTCCGCCATCCGCAAGGCCCTTGAAAAGGCCCGTGGCTCTGGCCTCATGGAT
This window encodes:
- a CDS encoding short-chain dehydrogenase → MDQPLLGQTAIVTGASGGLGAHFAKLLAGAGAQVAVTARRLDMVENLAGEIAASGGRAMALRLDVADAASIPAVFAEIEAGLGPVSILINNAGVGGEGLAIDLSIEDWDRTFDVNVRGVFFAAQAAARLMFANDTAAQGKARIVNIASVASHTVLPGLSAYNASKSAVAMLTKSLAREWGRKGIAVNALAPGYILTDINAGWWETDGGQKQLKGFPRRRLMDADELNGAFNLLCGPGAKAISGTLLTVDDGQTLPGGG
- a CDS encoding GGDEF domain-containing protein, which codes for MASGVHARVLIVARDDALAGPLSEGLDRLGWRTVTARGPYAAVAALGDLGVEAAIVDLNSAGDEGLGLARRLRAACAPRRLPVIAIGDPRPENNALGFDLTLAAPVHPAQAALRLETVVRMAISEEEFDLRRETFSDHGRLLDEPDADHSLFRVLAIGEPTPQFLALSNALSQTGADVVGAFTAYTAFDYLHERPFDAVVLWAGENSQEALSIAAGMRRNTRLYHTPALLYMRHESYVTLSEAYHRGVSDVASPDTPEVETARRVIELARNFRRQSAIRKALEKARGSGLMDPATGLFTRDLFAHHLQRLAQSARLRNRPLSVCVLKVADRPEVAEARKTTWLDRAIPQIGSMISRLVRVEDTAARLSPEVFALALPATSYEAAKAAGERIAAVIGCTAFEAGDGKPPFVVDFDIGVAEVQVPDGVVKALEQAAARAHQKAG